The following DNA comes from Methanosarcina vacuolata Z-761.
GAGCCAGTTCATCCCTATTCCAAACATGGATCCCAAGTTCAGCTGCATAATCAATTAATTCTTCAGGCCCTTTCTGGGTCATCACATAGATTCCTGTACAGTCCACTATCTTTTCTGAAAAAGCTTTTATTTCCTCGCGACCTGGCTGTAGGGCACATTTGACATAAGCTTTATGCCTGTTTTTCTCCACAAAAATGTCATACTGGCTGGATATTGTGGCATTGTATCCGGAGGATTTGAAGATATCAACAAGGATTTCTAAAAGGTCTTGCTTCATGATTCTCACTTTCTTATATCCTGCACAGCTAAAATAGTTTATGATTACATTAGAAATTTAATAACCTGGCATATTTTATTATAACTTGATTTTTTTCCCTTCTTAGATCTCCTCAACTTTTATTCCCAGGGATACAAATATTTAAGAAATTAAATCCTAACCACATATATTATGAGTGGAATTCTGAGTGGAATCAGGTTTGGAGCAGATTCCTTTTCCACATACGAGGAAGGGATAAAGAAAGAGTGGATCGTAGGGAACGGACTCGGGGGATATGCCTCATCTACAGTAATAGGGGCAGGCACAAGGACTTATCATGGACTGCTTGTGGCAGCTCCAGAAAACTCTCCAGGAAGGTTTGTATTGCTTTCTTCCCTTGATGAGGAAATTTCGATTAACAAGGAAGTTTATCGGCTTGCAACCCATAAGTATCCTGGCACTGTTTTTCCTTCAGGCTTTAGTTACCTCTCCAAATTCATCCTTGTTCCTTTTCCTCTCTGGGTTTACCAGCCAGGCGATTTTACCATAAAGAAAAAAGTCTTCATGACTCACAATAGCAACACAACCTGCATTCTCTATGACATCAAGTCCAGGAGAGAAGGAGCTCTGCTAAGGATCTTTCCACTGGTAAATTCCAGAAATTTCCATTACACTGTTCGCTCAGGAGAACTTTCCTTTACTCAGAAAACCGACCCTGAAGGAGTAAAATTGCAAAGCTCAAACGGCTTTACCTTCTCGCTTTCATCCAATCTCCAGTATCATTCCGATCCCAAATGGTATTATAACTTTGAATATGATGCTGAGAAGCAAAGGGGACTCAACTTCCAGGAAGATAATTTCAATCCGGGTTACTTTGAAAGCAAACTCAAACTGGGCACTTCCCATTTTTTCATTGCCGCTTCAACCGAAGATATTTCGTCTCTTACTCTCGAACAGGTCGAAGAATTCTATACAAGGGAAACTTACCGACAGAATCTTCTTGCCTTCAATTCAAGGCTTACCGAACCCTTTGCTCTTAAGCTTCTCAGGGCAACAGACCCTTTTATAGTGAAGAATCCTTCTTCAGGTGAAAGTACGGTGATTGCAGGATATCACTGGTTTTCTGACTGGGGGCGGGACACCATGATCTCCATGCCTGGCCTGCTTTTAATTCCCCGTCGTTTTGAGGAGGCAAAATTCATTCTCAAAAACTTCTCCAGGAATTGTAAAAAAGGACTGATCCCGAATGCTTTCCTGGCACTTGGAGGGGATCCAATTTATAACACTGTGGACGCTTCTCTCTGGTTTATTCACACTGTGGGCCGATACTTCGCATATACGAAAGACTTCCTTTTCCTCTCGGACGTCTGGGATACCGTGGAGAATATCATAGAGAATTACCGCAAAGGTACGGACTTTGGGATCGGCATGGACTCCGATTATCTTATCCGGCAGGGCCCTCAGCTAACCTGGATGGATGCTAAAATAGGGGAACAAGCAGTGACCCCAAGAGCAGGTAAAGCCTGTGAAATTAATGCTCTGTGGTATAATGCCCTGAAAACAGCCTCCAATCTGGGCACCTATTTAGGAAAAAACATTTCCTCATATGAAATTCTTGCAGCCGGAGTGGCTTCAAATTTTGAGAGTGTTTTCTGGAACCCTGAGACCAATTGCCTCTTTGACCTCGTGTCTCAGGACAAAGCAGGAAATGAGGTTAAAGACCCTGCGATCCGCCCCAATCAAATTTTCGCAGTAGCCCTGCCTTATACTATCCTTTCACCTGAAAAAGAAAAAGCAATAGTGAACAGAGTTGAAAAAGATCTCCTGACTCCTTTTGGACTTAGAACTCTTTCAAGTGATCATCCCGCTTATAAAGGACACTATCAAGGAGATGCCGCAGCCAGAGATGCCGCTTATCATAACGGGACAGTCTGGCCCTGGTTACTTGGCGCTTATGTAAAAGCTTACCGGAAGGTTCACAACTATTCTAAAGAAAGCCTTGAAAATATGCGGGCTCTTCTGCAGGGTTTTGATATAAACCTTGAAACTGCAGGCATAGGCACAATTTCCGAAGTATTTGATGGGGATTATCCCTACACTCCAGGAGGCTGCATTGCCCAGGCCTGGAGTGTGGCGGAAATTTTAAGGGCATATGTTGAGGATGTACTTGGGATCAAACCCTGAAAAAAGAGCCAGGTTTAATTTCGTCTCTATTGCGCTTCCCTTAAGATCTAATGCCCTCTCTTTTTTATACTTGTTCTGCAATCTATCTCCCATGATTGATTTTGATTCTTTGAAATCCGAAAAGGGTCTTATACTTGCTGTGGTTCAGGACCAGCTTAGCAGGGAGGTGCTTATGTGCGCCTATATGAATCGGGAAGCTCTTGAGAAGACCGTGGAGACCGGAATCGCACACTTCTGGAGCAGAAGCAGACAGCAGTTATGGAGAAAAGGAGAGACTTCGGGACATGTACAGAAAGTGAAAGAAATCAGGGTCGACTGTGACATGGATTCTCTTCTCCTGCTAGTGGAACAGGTAGGGGGAGCCTGCCATATGGGATACAGATCCTGTTTTTATCGAAACCTTGAAGGAGAGGTTGTAGGAGAAAAGGTCTTTGAGCCTGATGAGGTATATAAACCTTAAAATTAAAGAAACTAAAATTGAAAAAACTAAAATTTAAGAAACTAAAATTGAAAAAACTAAAATTTAAGAAACTAGAATTAAAGAAACTAGAATTAAAGAAACTAGAATTAAAGAAACTAGAATTAAAGAAACTAGAATTAAAGAAACTAGAATTAAAGAAACTAGAATTAAAGAAACTAGAATTAAAGAAACTAGAATTAAAGAAACTAGAATTAAAGAAAATAAAAAAAATATTGAGTTATTTGTTTCTTATTTCATTTTTATATTTTATGGAGAGGACTTACGCGGTTAAATCAAAAAACAGCGGTATGCAATCTGAAATATACTTATTACAATACTTGTTACAGAATTCTTCGCACTTCATTTTAGCTCATTTACTGCATATAGTCCTATCCATAAAAGACTCAATATACTTTTAGAGTTTCACTGTTTCACTATTTCTGCAATCCGATGCGGAGTGTACAAATGAACCGTATTAGTATAATTTATCTACAGTTTAATCTATTGTTAGGATTGTCAACAATTAACAGTCCCAACAGTCATCCCAATCGTCGCCGAACCATCCGTTGTCACAATCGCATCCCCATCCATTGTCACAACTGCATCCCCGACTGGTACCGAACCAGCTATTTTCTACGAAGTCTAACAAGTTAGTGCCCACTTTATCATTATCTACTACCTTTCGATCAAAGACTCTTTCTCTAGCTGCCTTTTTAACCACTTTTTCTTTAGCTACCTCTTTAACCACCTTTTCTTTAGCTACCTTTTTAACAGCTTTTTCTTTAACTGCCTCTTTAACCGGTTTCTCTTTAGCGACTTTTTCTTTAACTCCCTTTTCTTTAGATACCTCTTTACATTTGCCATCGCTAGTCTTTGAATACCATGCACTTGCTGATGCAGCTGTCAATGATAATACTAAAAAGACAGCTAACAAAATAAAGACTGTTTTCTTTATTTTGTTATATCTTTGTTCTCTCATCTATATCATCTCCATCATTCTGCTAGGTTCGATACAATTTCACCTTTACTGGTTCCCCAATTCACTTTTTATGGGCAAATCTACTTGATTTAAGAATAAGTAATCTGCTTACATTTCTGGAAGACTATCTAATGAGTAAACTATGTTGCTTCATTATTTGCCGCTAAAAGTGATTTTTTATTGTATCGCTAGTTTATTATTATCCAGCGCATATAATAATTGTAGAAATATAAATTAGAAACCGATATTAATTACAATCCGATTTTTGATATTCAAAATAGTTTTAAATATTTATTAGATTACTATATTTATTAAAACTAGAATTTAAAAGTTTAAATGATAATTTTATTCAAAATAATTATGATTAAATTTAACCCAGTACAAAAATTCATTGAAGAATGTTAAATATAAAATCACTGAATTTTGGTACTGAATCCTTGTGTGGCTAATTTTATATAAATAATGTTATCATTATGAATGCATCCAAAAAATAAGATTATTTGTTGAGTTAACGAATACTTGAAGCGACATCTGTCGCAAATAGTCTGAGCGAAAATTCTCCGCCGCTTTTGACCCTAAAGCCCGCCGCTCCTCTGTGACCTCCTCCACCATATTTCTGAGCTATTTCGGCACAGTCTGTAGAGTTCGATCTAAGCGATACCTGAACCATATCATTAACGATCTGCCACATGACAGCTATATCATATTCTGGCTTCTGGTAAACATATTCTCCAATGTCGCTGGCATCCGATGTAGTATTGATAAGTCTCGCTCTGAGACCGTGAAAATTGATGTCTGTGCCTCTTTCAAACGCTTTCTCAATCCTAACTTTCTGTACGTCTGCAAGTGCACGTCCAATTATTAGGTAGAGTTCAACTTTTTCTTTTCCATTGTTGCTCGATGCCAGCAAATCTTTCCAGTCTTCATCTTCTGGGGAATGAATAAGAATTTGGCAAGCTTCCGTAAATGCTGAAATTTCCTCCTTCTTGTCCCCGAATTGCCAGATGTCCCGCCTAGAAATGTACTCAACTGCTGTAGGGAGTGGCTGATCATTTTTAAAATATTCCCATGTAAGCTGGGAGGCAGCTTTTGTGATATCCCTTTTTCCCAGAATGTTTGAGTTCCACAATTCCTTGTGCTCTTCCATTGTCGTTTTGTGATGATCTATCCATATTAATTTTTTTCCTGCTATTTCTACAAGAGTTTCCATATCTGGAAAAGTGAAATCGAGGACATAGACTTCGTTAGCTTCTTCGATTTCTTCTTTTTTCCATGTATTGCCACTATACTGCACTGCAATGCATTTTATTGGATTATAGGTAGTTTTTTCCGTTGCCTCTCTGGCCTGAGCTGCTGAGCACTGACCGTCAAGGTCATCGTGATGATATATAACAATCATTTAGTTCTACTCCTTTGGTAAATCCCTACACTTGTAACTCACATAGTCTGAAATATAGGCAATTATTATTGATGTCACTTGGATAATGACGTTTGCGTATGTTGACATCTAGTTTCCTCCATTTTAATAGGAAAGAGGGTCTGCAAAATTCTTAATTTGCTGCAAACTGTTCCGCATTTTTTATCATACACAACCTTTTTAGTGAAAGAGAGGAGGGAGAATCATTCATCATTTAAAAACTCTCAGTAAATTGCCTATTCTTCCAAGCTATAGTTTAATATTTAACAGTAAAACAAAAAAGAATCGTATTCTTTTCAAATTCGATGGAGAATTTTCCAACTCGAAAAATATGCATAATTTTATCATACATTTATAAAGTTGAATACATCTCTTGAAGTTCTTTTTTAAACTTGGTTAAATTTTTAACTATTTAGTAAATACGTGAAATTTACTTTTACCCATACAATTTGAAGAGGATACAAAGAATCTACTAAATAATATTCCTTAATTGTTTTCAAACAAATTTTTAATCTCGGTAGCTTTGAGATCTTTGATATCTTTAATATTAAAAGTTTTGAAATTTCTTAGAATATTTGATGAATGAGTGCCTAAATCATTATATGCAAATCTCTCAAGGTAACGTTTAAACTGTAAAATTTCATCGGATTGAATTTCCTGATAATCAGGAGAATTTGGCTTGGGATTTGCATTTCTACCTAATCTGGAAAGAACACTCTCTCTCAGACTCGCTAATGTAGTAGGAATGTCAACAATAACTGGATCCGCATTCTGTAAAATCTCGTCTGACAATAAATATATAGTGATTTCTCTTCCATAAGCATTCAATTTGACAGGAACAAAACTTCTTCTTTTAACTAAAAAATCAATTTCGCGGCGAGTAGCTTGTTCCAAATTCCCAGGAATGATACAAACCATTTTTCTATCAATTATTTGACTCTCTTCCTCTAAAGCAAAATCAGGTCCATCTATTATTTTTCCTTCAAAACATGGAACTACTAAATTGCGATAATAACTTCTGGCAATCCCATAAGCTGAAGACATACTATTCAATGGTATTCCAAAGTAATCTGTCATAGGATTCTCTATTAGATCTCCATCTTGCCGTGCTTGAAGAACTTTGTGGATAACCGGCCCCAATTTATTTATGGCTTCTTCCGTTTCACGAGCATTAATCTCAAAGTGGCGATATTGAGCCCTATCAAAAAGCTGGAGATCTTTTTCATTATCTGCAACATCTCTTATTTTGACAGGAACGCAGGGTCTTCCCATTGCATCGATAATAGCCATTTCGTAAAGGACATTTGGATTGTTTCCGGTGACATCAGCAATTACTAGCTGTGCTCTGTCACAGGAACGGATAATATGGTGCATAATATTCCCGAATTCTGGCACATCAGGCGTGAAGACTTCGAAGTTATTATTCTCAAGAATCTTTTCTACTACATCATGAGCGAGCCATTCCAAAAGTTTAATATGTTTCTCGTTCATTGGCCCTATAACGAAACAACGATTTGTCATAATAACATATTAACTATCAAACTTATAAAACTAGCTACTATAAAGACTGAAATTATAATATATTTATATTATATTAGATAAATAGCAGGGCATCATATTTTATTAATAAAAATAAATTTATAATATAAAAGTTTAATATATAATTTGCAGATAATTCTAATTAAAAATAAACCAATCTACTCAAAAGTGCTTTGTCTATTATTGTGTCAATTTAGTACATTAGCTACATTAATATTAAAATAAAATTAATCATAATAATACACTTTTCGGAATATTTTTTTGATAATCAATACTCCTTACGATAGCGTTTTCTAAATCATCTTCAAATAAAAGAGAAAACAAATGAAACTTGGTGAAAATTGAATACTACCGTTTTTTAGTTTCTAAATACGTCAAATTTAAAAGGCTTCCAAACCGATCATAGGAATTTTAGTATTTTCGTCCGACATAACACTATCAAAAATAATATTAAGTATAATAAGAGTTTGTAACTCATTTGAATCCTACATTAGAACTTATGGTACCGCCTAGGGTATAGGTTATTATATATCATCTAGTTCTATATCTCCTTTTATGGCAGAAGAGAAGCAGATGCTGAGGATTATTCCGGATACGAGTACCGTTATTGACGGGAGGCTTTCGGTTAAGGTCAAAAGTGGGGAATTCAGAGGTGCTGAAATCGTAATTCCTGAAGCTGTGGTATCTGAACTTGAAGCTCAGGCAAATAAGGGTCGGGAAATAGGTTTCAAAGGAATCGACGAACTTTTAGAACTTCGTAAGCTTGCAAATCGGGGAGAAATTAACCTTCAGTTCAGTGGAGTTAAGCCCACTCTTGAAGATATCCAGCTGTCCAACGAAGGCAGGATAGATGACCTCATCCGAAACACAGCTAGTGAAGTAGGGGGACTGCTTGTGAGCGAAGACAGGTTACTGTCTCTAGTAGCTGAGGCTAAAGGGCTTAATGTCGAGTATATGCATCCTAAAGTCCTGGAACCATCCGAACTTCCGCCTCTTAAAGTAGAACATTTTTTTACTGACGATACGATGTCCGTACATCTTAAAAATGGGGTATCTCCTATGGCCAAAAAGGGGCCTGTAGGGGATATACGCTATGTAAAAATTCGTGATGAGCCTGTTACTTCTGCGGAACTTTCCAGTATCTCAAGAGAACTTATTGAAAGGGCCAGACTGGACCCCGAATCTTTTATCGAGATGTCTTCAAGTGGAGCTACTGTCCTGCAAATCCGGAATATGCGAATTGCAATTGCTCACCCGCCTTTTTCCGATGATATGGAAATTACAATTGTGAGACCAACTGTGGTTGTGGACCTTGAACACTACCGGCTGAGCGATAAACTCAAAGAACGGATTGTAAGCCAGCGTGGTATTCTTATTGCCGGCCCTCCCGGAGCCGGAAAGTCTACTTTTGCCGCCGGAGTTGCTCGATACCTGAATGACCGCGGACAGGTAGTTAAAACAATGGAGTCACCAAGAGACCTCCAGGTGCCTCCTGAAATCACCCAGTATTCACCTTTGAACGGCAGGATGGAAAATACTGCAGACCTTTTGCTTCTGGTCAGGCCGGATTATACAATCTATGATGAAGTCCGTAAGACCGGCGATTTTCTTATTTTTGCGGATATGCGGCTTGCAGGCGTGGGAATGATCGGGGTAGTACATGCAACCAGGGCAGTGGACGCAATTCAACGCCTGATAGGAAGGGTTGAACTGGGCGTGATCCCTCAGGTAGTCGATACCGTTATTTTCATTGATAAAGGAGAAGTGGCAAAGGTTCTGGTACTTGAGTTTACCGTCAAGGTCCCTCATGGAATGACCGAACAGGATCTTGCAAGGCCGGTAATCGTCATTGCCGATTTTGAGACCCGAAAAACAGAATATGAAATATATACCTATGGGGAACAGGTTGTTGTTATGCCAGTAGGGCCTCCTACCGAGCTAAGGAAACCTGCCTGGAAGCTTGCGGAAGAGGAAATAAGAAATGTTATTGGCAGGTACGCCTCCGGCCCGGTTGAAGTTGAAGTGACTTCAGACGACAGTGCACTCGTAAAGGTCCGGGAAGACGAGGTACGAAAAGTTATTGGCAAAGGTGGGAATGTCATTGACCGGATCGAAAATGTTCTTGGCCTGCATATTGACGTAAGAGAACTGGAAATCGGAGCCTCAGGGGCTGCAAAAGGCCGGAAGTATGGAGCTGAAAGTAAAGCTCTCCGAGGGAAACTAAAGACAACCAGCTTTGAGGAAGAGCCCAGTGTTTCTTCTGTTCATCCTTTCATAGAAAGAGATAAAAAGCACCTTATTCTTGGAGCACCGGAGCTTGCAGGAAAGGATGTGGAAATATATCTTGAAGACCAGTATCTGTTCAGTGCAACCGTAAGCCGACATGGAGATGTGAAACTCAGGGCGAACTCGGATCTTGCATCTGAGATTCTGGATGCTCAGGATAAAGGAGAAACAATTGAAATCAGAATGATCTGAAAAGTAACTGCCGAAAGATAAATTAGGCAACACAGATAAAGCCGCAAGATAACGGAAAATCACTCATCTTTGAAAGTAAAGTATAAGGTTCTTCATGTTTCTAATAGGCCCTTCACACCTCCAATAGGTCATTCATGCCTTTAATAATTTTTATCCCTTCTGGGGTAATATCAAATAGGGAATACTTGATCGGGACAGCCTTGTCCCGCATTTTCTCAATGTAAAGATATTTCTTTGTCTTTCCGTAGTTGAAATTCTCCTGTGAAGTAAGCCTGATTAACCCGAAAACCATGTAGCCAGTAAGCCTGTGGGTGAGATTATAGGAATCCTCATCCATAACAAAAAGACTTGTGCACCCGTTTTTTAGAAGTATAATGCTTATCGAACTGAATTCATCGGCAAATTCTCTTATGTCATGGTTTATGGCCATTACCCCTATGTTGTCGATAACCATGACATCAACTTCCGAAGACATGGAACTTAAATACTCGATTATATCAATATCCACAGCACATAGCCCTTTACCAAATTTCGAAGCGCTTTTGATTTTGTTCATTTTATCTTCAAAGATATTCTTGATACTGAGGTGTTTACTTTCAACGAAAGGCTTGAGGTCAAGGTTAATGCTTAGGGATTGGCTGAGGATATCTTCCGTAAGCTCTCTTGTAAGAATTAGTATGCACTTCTTGCCTTCATTGCAGCTTCTGTGCAGGAAATGAATTCCAAGAATTGTTTTTCCGGCGCCTGGAGGACCCGTAACCAGAATGCTTTTTCCTTTAGGAAAACCTCCGTCCATTAGCGTATCCAACCCTTCAATCCCTGTAGATAAACTTTCCATACTATCACATCTTAAACTCAGGTATATTTCTTAGTTATTTTAAGGTGTTTTAAGTAATATACTCTTCCTTTAAAAAGTTCATAAGTTGGTTTGGATCCTCAAAGGAAAAAGCAATGCTGGAGATAACATAACAAATTATGTGAATGCAAATTCCAATGTAATCAAAAGTTATGCTAAAAAGCAGAAAAAACGAAAAGAAAAAAATCATATTACCAAATGAAAATAATCGATTTCAAGAAATCATTATAACCATAGTGAGGGCGCGAACATACCCATTGCTTGCAGCGGGGTGCACCAGAGCAACTTTGATTCATTTTTAATCAATAAGAGTTTATCAATAAGAGTTTATCAATAAGAGTTTATCAATAAGAGTTTATCAGTAAGAGTTTATCAGTAAGAGCTTATCAATAAGAGTTTATCAGTAAGAGTTTATCAATAAGAATTTCAGAGCTATTTTTCACGATCCAAAACCTGATTATTTTGAATCTGAGGTTTGTGGAAGTGAAATTAACTGTTTACTATTACAATTGCATCGCAACTAAAAAAACAAGGATTTTTCCTTCCCGAGAAAAATTCAGGCAAGATGAAGCTCAGGGAGAATAAATCCTTGTATTTCTAATTTTCTGCTTATTTTTATTTATTCATTCTATTGCATGTTAATAGCGTCACAGGACTTTAATTAGCAAATTCAATTTTTAATAATATTTTTCATGAAGTCGGATTTCAGAAGGGTTATTTCTTATTTCCAGGCTTCAGCTCAATTGTCTTTTTAGAATCTCCTATATATATGGTGTACTTGCCTGCCGGCATCCCGGAAGTGTGGTAATTGAATTCGAATTTCCCTTTTGAATTAGCTTTCAGGGTCTGAGATGCCTCAACTTTAAGGTTTACAGAGTCTACACTCGGGGCAGCATCGCCATCAATAAGAACTTTGTAAGTAAAGGGCGGAATATGTCTCTTAGAAATAACTGCAATTCCTTCGGGTGATGCATCAGAAGACCGCTCGATCCAGAATAGTTTTTTTAAGTGTATGTTCAGGTTCTTTACTTCCTCGG
Coding sequences within:
- the hisI gene encoding phosphoribosyl-AMP cyclohydrolase, with the protein product MIDFDSLKSEKGLILAVVQDQLSREVLMCAYMNREALEKTVETGIAHFWSRSRQQLWRKGETSGHVQKVKEIRVDCDMDSLLLLVEQVGGACHMGYRSCFYRNLEGEVVGEKVFEPDEVYKP
- a CDS encoding DHHA1 domain-containing protein, with the translated sequence MIVIYHHDDLDGQCSAAQAREATEKTTYNPIKCIAVQYSGNTWKKEEIEEANEVYVLDFTFPDMETLVEIAGKKLIWIDHHKTTMEEHKELWNSNILGKRDITKAASQLTWEYFKNDQPLPTAVEYISRRDIWQFGDKKEEISAFTEACQILIHSPEDEDWKDLLASSNNGKEKVELYLIIGRALADVQKVRIEKAFERGTDINFHGLRARLINTTSDASDIGEYVYQKPEYDIAVMWQIVNDMVQVSLRSNSTDCAEIAQKYGGGGHRGAAGFRVKSGGEFSLRLFATDVASSIR
- a CDS encoding RAD55 family ATPase, translating into MESLSTGIEGLDTLMDGGFPKGKSILVTGPPGAGKTILGIHFLHRSCNEGKKCILILTRELTEDILSQSLSINLDLKPFVESKHLSIKNIFEDKMNKIKSASKFGKGLCAVDIDIIEYLSSMSSEVDVMVIDNIGVMAINHDIREFADEFSSISIILLKNGCTSLFVMDEDSYNLTHRLTGYMVFGLIRLTSQENFNYGKTKKYLYIEKMRDKAVPIKYSLFDITPEGIKIIKGMNDLLEV
- a CDS encoding amylo-alpha-1,6-glucosidase, whose protein sequence is MSGIRFGADSFSTYEEGIKKEWIVGNGLGGYASSTVIGAGTRTYHGLLVAAPENSPGRFVLLSSLDEEISINKEVYRLATHKYPGTVFPSGFSYLSKFILVPFPLWVYQPGDFTIKKKVFMTHNSNTTCILYDIKSRREGALLRIFPLVNSRNFHYTVRSGELSFTQKTDPEGVKLQSSNGFTFSLSSNLQYHSDPKWYYNFEYDAEKQRGLNFQEDNFNPGYFESKLKLGTSHFFIAASTEDISSLTLEQVEEFYTRETYRQNLLAFNSRLTEPFALKLLRATDPFIVKNPSSGESTVIAGYHWFSDWGRDTMISMPGLLLIPRRFEEAKFILKNFSRNCKKGLIPNAFLALGGDPIYNTVDASLWFIHTVGRYFAYTKDFLFLSDVWDTVENIIENYRKGTDFGIGMDSDYLIRQGPQLTWMDAKIGEQAVTPRAGKACEINALWYNALKTASNLGTYLGKNISSYEILAAGVASNFESVFWNPETNCLFDLVSQDKAGNEVKDPAIRPNQIFAVALPYTILSPEKEKAIVNRVEKDLLTPFGLRTLSSDHPAYKGHYQGDAAARDAAYHNGTVWPWLLGAYVKAYRKVHNYSKESLENMRALLQGFDINLETAGIGTISEVFDGDYPYTPGGCIAQAWSVAEILRAYVEDVLGIKP
- a CDS encoding PINc/VapC family ATPase, encoding MAEEKQMLRIIPDTSTVIDGRLSVKVKSGEFRGAEIVIPEAVVSELEAQANKGREIGFKGIDELLELRKLANRGEINLQFSGVKPTLEDIQLSNEGRIDDLIRNTASEVGGLLVSEDRLLSLVAEAKGLNVEYMHPKVLEPSELPPLKVEHFFTDDTMSVHLKNGVSPMAKKGPVGDIRYVKIRDEPVTSAELSSISRELIERARLDPESFIEMSSSGATVLQIRNMRIAIAHPPFSDDMEITIVRPTVVVDLEHYRLSDKLKERIVSQRGILIAGPPGAGKSTFAAGVARYLNDRGQVVKTMESPRDLQVPPEITQYSPLNGRMENTADLLLLVRPDYTIYDEVRKTGDFLIFADMRLAGVGMIGVVHATRAVDAIQRLIGRVELGVIPQVVDTVIFIDKGEVAKVLVLEFTVKVPHGMTEQDLARPVIVIADFETRKTEYEIYTYGEQVVVMPVGPPTELRKPAWKLAEEEIRNVIGRYASGPVEVEVTSDDSALVKVREDEVRKVIGKGGNVIDRIENVLGLHIDVRELEIGASGAAKGRKYGAESKALRGKLKTTSFEEEPSVSSVHPFIERDKKHLILGAPELAGKDVEIYLEDQYLFSATVSRHGDVKLRANSDLASEILDAQDKGETIEIRMI
- a CDS encoding STING domain-containing protein; protein product: MNEKHIKLLEWLAHDVVEKILENNNFEVFTPDVPEFGNIMHHIIRSCDRAQLVIADVTGNNPNVLYEMAIIDAMGRPCVPVKIRDVADNEKDLQLFDRAQYRHFEINARETEEAINKLGPVIHKVLQARQDGDLIENPMTDYFGIPLNSMSSAYGIARSYYRNLVVPCFEGKIIDGPDFALEEESQIIDRKMVCIIPGNLEQATRREIDFLVKRRSFVPVKLNAYGREITIYLLSDEILQNADPVIVDIPTTLASLRESVLSRLGRNANPKPNSPDYQEIQSDEILQFKRYLERFAYNDLGTHSSNILRNFKTFNIKDIKDLKATEIKNLFENN